The following coding sequences lie in one Carcharodon carcharias isolate sCarCar2 chromosome 5, sCarCar2.pri, whole genome shotgun sequence genomic window:
- the id2a gene encoding DNA-binding protein inhibitor ID-2a — translation MKAVSPIRSARKQSSSDVVRGLSEQSLGISRSKAPVEEPLGLLYNMNDCYSKLKELVPSIPQNKKVSKIEILQHVIDYILDLQIALDTHPSIVLHQGQNSPSRTPLSTLNTDVAILSLQASEFPKQLLTDDSKAFCR, via the exons ATGAAAGCTGTCAGCCCGATCCGATCAGCCAGAAAACAAAGCAGCAGCGACGTTGTGCGGGGCCTGTCAGAGCAAAGCCTTGGCATCTCCAGAAGCAAAGCGCCGGTCGAGGAGCCTCTCGGCCTCCTCTACAACATGAACGACTGTTACTCGAAATTGAAAGAGCTTGTGCCCAGCATCCCGCAAAACAAGAAAGTGAGCAAAATTGAAATCCTACAGCATGTCATCGATTACATTCTGGACCTGCAGATCGCTTtggacacacacccctccatcgtCCTGCATCAGGGCCAGAACTCTCCCTCTAGAACGCCCCTGTCAACACTCAACACAGACGTTGCGATTCTATCGTTACAG GCATCTGAATTCCCCAAACAATTGTTGACAGACGACAGTAAGGCATTTTGTCGTTGA